Below is a window of Scyliorhinus torazame isolate Kashiwa2021f chromosome 21, sScyTor2.1, whole genome shotgun sequence DNA.
AAAGTTTACTAAAAATAAAGCcaaatcactgctgcctcacggtgccaaggacccgggttcaatcccggccccgggtcactgtccgtgtggagtttgcacattcttcccatgtctgcgtggatcccacccccacaacccaaaaagatatgcagggtatttGATTGCAATGGTTGCCCCACACATCATTTTTATCTTGATAAATGTTGCAATCTGTTTTTAATAgtcaatttgtgtgctgctatcttCAGATGTAAGGGTTGCACATGTTGTAGCAACAAGAACCTGATTCAGTATAGGACAAATTGCAGTACTAGTCTTCCCGTTAGTCTTTTAAAAGTTTATCATTCATATTATTAGTTATATTTAGTGATTTGTTCTGAATTAAAAAATAAGTTTCTTTAGTCACTCTTCGGTATAATTGTAGGATAGAGATTGTTAATTAAAGAGATTATTCCACAGTACATACCTGCCACACATCCAGGGGAACTGCCTCGATCCAAGAATCACAAAGTGGAATGCTCTCATAGGTATTTAACAGAGCCTCCATTGTCCAGGGAGACATTGCACATTGTTTAAGTGTCTGAAAGATAAACAAACTCTGCATCATTACACTTGTCTTCATCTGTTGAGCATTCACAACAAGCTTTGTTGGTTACCATATATAATTTAGATTCAATGGAATAGACAATTGCTGGGGTTGTGAGCATTATGATCTTAGGGCAAATTGCATAAGTATCGTGGTCAATGAGTTCTTCAGGCTTCTTTTGCATACTATGATGGCCTGATTCAAAAGATAAAGATCTCCCGATGGTTAAGTGACTAGCTGAGCCATAACAGGCCCAAATGCTCCCAGGATCTGCTCAATCGGAGCAGATGGACGGGCTCATAAAAAGttattatgcaggtacagcaaatgattaggaagaCAAACAgaatgttgtttattgcagtgggaatggaatataaaagtagggaagttttgctacaggtacacagggcattggtgagaccacgcctagagtactttacggttttggtcagcttatttaagaaaggacacaTTTGCATTAGTAGCGCAGAAAAGCTTCATTCCACTGATTCTTGCGATGAAgaggttgtcttatgagaaaacGTTGGACACATTGGCCTGTATCCATTGAAGTTTGGAAGATTGAgaagtgattttattgaaacatacaagatcctgaggggaccacAGGGAAAggtgaaaggatgtttccctttgtgggagactagaactgggggcacagtttataaataaggggtcttccatttaagtcagagatgagaagaaatatttTCTCTGAGGGTCATTAATCTGTgggtctcttccccagagagcagtgaggcagggtcattgaatattttaaaggctgatttttgattgacaaagggTATGGAGTGGTGGGGGCTGGGAGGGGTTGGTGGAGAGACAGGAAAGTAGAAGCCACaagcagatcagtcatgatcttatcaaatgtcaGAACAAGCTCAAGGGACCAAATACCTTACTAGTCTGTATGTTCATATGCTCTTATGGCTGTGCTGGGAGGTCTTGTGTAATTTAACATCTTGCCAGCACTCATGAGGTTCAGATATAGCAATGTGGAGAATGCAATGGGTCCACATGTAACAATAGCTAGCAAGGAGTCTGTCTGTGGGAGAATGTGGGAGGGGCAGAATACCTTATTGGAAAATCTGCATTGACTAACAATCAAATCATTACTTCATACTAGTCAGACTCCATGGGAGTAATTATAAAAAACTTAATTTCAAAGGCACAAGACCTATGAGATTGGGTGTAATGCCAGTTTTAAACCCTACCCAACATTACTCTGGATGGGGCGTAAAACTAACATTGTACCTGATTTTGCTAGTTTATCAAGAGCCAGATTAAGTTAAAATCCATACCCCACCCGCCTATTCTCGTTTCTCAGTCTGAAAGCTTGTTTTAACAGCTCTCTGTTTAACAGCACGTCAGTATTCACATCACATACTCATTGAAAAGTCTGAATACCTTAGGGTCAACTGGAGCTGCTCCATGGTTCAATAGAGCGATGACAATTTGCTCTGGGTGATGTTCCAAATGATCTTCAACAGCCTGTAAAATGCAGTCCATCGGGGTGTAGCCAGCACAATTCTTGGCATTTACACAGGCACCGTGCAGCAGCAAAAGATCCACAATCCCAGGGTGCCCATTCCCACAGGCATTGTGGAGTGGTGTGTGATTTTTTTTCCCAGCAGTTTTCACATCAGATCCACAATTGATCAGCATTTCACAGACTCTGTAATATCTGCCAAAAGCCTCAGGTTTCTCCGCATACGAGCAGGCAGCATTTAGTGCAGTTTCTCCTTCTCGGTTCTTCTTGTGACTAAAGGCGCAATAGCTCAGGTAAAGGTCCACATGTTCGTCTAAACCATGTTTTGCTGCAACATGAAGCGGAgtaatctctctgtctctggtctGCATATTAACTCTGGCACCATGTTCCAGCAAGAGTTTAGCACACCTGTAACAATTACGAATTTGATGATCCTGTATCATGGACATTTCCTTAATTTCTTTTATTTTTgaagtatttttattcagatttttaacaTTTGAAAACATTTCATCACAAAAATAAAtccaaatcaacccccccccccccccccccaattcccctaaTCCACCTCCCTGCCCCCTACCCTAACAGTTGACGTTGACTAGTTCTCCAAAATGCAGCGTTCCCTTTATTTCTGCCATGTCCTCCGTCACAGATCTGGATACCACATGTTGATGTTCAGGTAAATAATAAGAGGACCGTATTAAAATAATACTCCTGACCATGTTACTTTTGGTATTTGCAGTATTTTTCTATTCATTCACAAGATGGGGGAgtcacatttattgcctatccctgactGCTCCTTGAGACAACTGGATGGCTTGGTAGGCCATGTCAGAGGGCAGTTAACAGTGAACCACTGTATATCTGAAGTCATAGACCAGGTAGGGACAGAGATTTTCTCTCCTAAAAAGCATTAATGAACTAGTTTGAAATAATttgatggtcatcattactgatactggcatttatttaattaactgaattaaaGTTCCGCAGCTGCGGTGATGGGTTTGAACTCGCGTCACTGGATCATTAGCCCAGGCTTCTAGATTGCTAGTACAGTTATATTGCGAGTGTGCTGCCACACCCATGGGAATTGGAAACATACGCCAATTCATAGTTGCATTTATTCCACAACTGCCAACTTAAATAGTAGCCAATCTAAAACCAAAATGCTTGACAAAGACAACTTATCTAAACTTACATTTTCAGTTGTCTAAGGTTTAAATAGGGCACGGAATAGTTCATTAAATCAAGATTATTCAAGGAACTGTGATTTGGGACTGAGTGACACAGGATGGAGTATTACAGGACTGGATCATCCCACTTGTGGCAATATTACCACTCATTGATCACACTTGCTTTCAGATTTATTTTGTGTATGTTCTCACCTCCATGAACCAGTCACTGTGAGAGATGAAAGTTGGGCAGCTAAGGGATGCTCATGTCAACTTGACTCAGTAGTAGCATCCTCACTTCTGTGGTGCAGGACACAAGCACATACTCAAGGTTAGCACTTCAGTGGAGCACTTCATTGCCAAAGGTGCCAGAATCGGGCTATGCTTTAGTGAAGCGGAATTCTTCTAGTGACACAGCAAACATTTATTCCCCAACCACCAAAGTAGACTGATTGGTTATTTACCTCATATGCAAGACCTTGATCTATGGAAATTGGCTTcatatgttttttaaaatatttttgttgaAAGCTTTTAGCAATATAATATAAAATGGATGCCATAAGTTACAATATAAAAGGAACTGTCAACAGTTAAGAATTCATCCATACCTAAACCCCAACAATAAACTAACCCCCCTcaaacaactgacggtgactaacacttggaaaaaggaaatgaatggctaccACGAGGTAGAATCTTCTACCGACCCCCTTCTCCAAACGTAAAACCTCCATGAGATCACCCAATCaggctgaggcactgggtggagtaggagaactccacccaagcagaactcgcctccagGCTATTAACAAGGCAAAGGTGAGGTCATCCTCCTTCACCCCGCGCCCCCCAACCCAATCTGCAGAACCGGTGAGTCTgataccccgaaaatggccacaAACGGACAAGATTCCAGTTTGACGTTAAGAATCTCTGATATGGTGTTAAAAAAGGAGACACAAAAACTTAACAACTTGGGACACGACCAGAACTTACGCGTATGATTAGCCGGCCCccaagaacaccgctcacacctgtcaTCCACCGCCGAAAAAGACACACTAATCCTAGCCTTGGTCAGATGGGCCCTGTGCATCACCTTTAACTGGATCAAACTGAGCCAAGCAAAGGAGAATGTGAAGTTTAACCCTGTAAAGAGCCTCACCCCACACCTCCTCATCCATAATAGGACCTAATTCaccctcccactttctcttcatcTCATCCAACAGAGCTGACTCTGCTGATAGGACCGGACCCAGCCTAAGATAAAATCCTCTTCAACAAGGAGGACGGTGGTGTCAAGGGAAATGAAGCAAAAGTCTTCTGGAAAAAAACACGAATCTGGAAATAGCTAAACAAATTAATCCCAAGGAGTTGAAACTTTaccaacagctcctcaaaattgACAAGCCGTTCCTCCACGAACAGGCCCCCAAACCTTTCTagacccttcccctcccatgacctaaacATCGAGTCTAAAATTGCGAGCACGAAGAAATGATTACCACATTTAGGGGCCAACAACAACATGGAGCTAAACTTAAAATGTTGTCTGAATTGCTTCCAGATCCTCCGGGTGGATATCATCACCGGATTCAAAGCACATTTTGCAGAAGAGAACGGAAGTGAGGCAGTTACTAAGGTACCCAAACCGGAGCCCCTACAAGAACTCGCCTACATTTGCCCTCATATAGAAACTCGGATCGGTAAGCCACCCAGCACTTTCTCAATATTGGCAGCCCAACAGTAAAATAACAAATTGGATAACGCTAAACcacctgactgtctgtctctctggaGAAGCACCCTACCGATTCCTTGAGGTCTTGCTcgcccaaataaaagaggacacCAATTTGTTAACTCTAACAAATAAGGATTTAGGGAGAGAAGTGGGGggacactgaaaaagaaataaaaacctcgGAGGAgatattcattttaatagtctgaaccctgcccaccaaggatagtgggaggttatcccacttttggaagtcagatttgaccccattcGCCAATCTAGCATAATTgaatttatgaagtgaggcccaattgtgggccacccggatactcagataacgaaagctagatctggcaaggtgaaaaggtaacatccccagattgctcccccccccccccccctccccccctcccagggggATAATGGGAAAGTACTTGCTCttgtccaaattcaacttatacccaaAGAAGGAGCCAAACTCCCAAGTAGCTTAATTATCTCATCCATGGTGGAGCCTGGGTCCTtgatataaagaagcagatcatctgcgtacaaGGATACCCTATGTTCCCTCCCTCCCTGACTCATACCCCTCCACCTATCCGAAGATCTCAACGCtttgccaatggttcaattgctaaagcaaatagagggggagccagtggacagCCCTGTCTCACACCACTGTTCAAAAAAAGGTATCCTGAGCTCAAGAAGGCATTAGTGCGGAAACTAGCCATGGGGGTCCGAGACAGTAACCAAACTCAAGATATGAACTCTTTCCCCAAACCAAACCTCCCAAGGATCTCGAAGAGATATCCCCACTCCACTCTATTGAACGCTTTTTCGGTGTCCATGGATGCAATAACCTCTGGtttgggcagaggagagggggaaagaacaATATTTAACATCTGACGTATCTTGGCCAACAATTGCTgacccttaacgaagcctgtctaGTCTTCCTCGATCACCTCTGAGAGACAGCGCTCCAGTCAtagcgccaacatcttggcaaggaATTTACTGTCCACGTTCAAAAGCGATATGGGTCGATATGACCCACATTTCATCTGACCCGCAAACGTCTTGTGGAACTCAACGGGGGATCATTCAGGGCCAGGAGCTATACCCGTCTCCATTAACCCAATACCTTTCCAAATCTCCTCAATACTCAATGGGATTCCAACTCCTCCAGTCTTTCGCTCTCCACCAATGGGAAGGACAACCCATCTAAAAACTCTGCCTTGACCGAGCTCTCCTCcggaattattttatttatttaattttagagtacccaattaattttttccaattaaggggcaatttagcgtggcccatccacctaccctgcacatctttgggttgtggggccgaaaccctcgcagacatggggagaatgtgcaaacccaaatggataatgacccagggccggaattcgaaccagtgtcctcagcgccgcagtccctgtgctatccactgcgccacatgccgccctttaatCCGGAATTATATAGTTATAGGAATCTATAAAGATTCCTATAGAATGTTCGCAAACTGCATTGACTCTAGACGGGGTGGAAACCAAACTGCCACTCCAGCCCCTAATCTGTATAATCTCCTGGGTAGCCTTCTGCTGCCTCAGCTGATGGCTAaaaggcgactggccttctcccccccAATCATAGAATACCCCCGTCATATGCCGCAGCTGACTCACCGCCTTACCTGTTAATAACAATTCAAATTGTGTCTGAAGCCTTTTCCTGCTCACAAACAACTCTGGGGTTGGGGCAAGTGAATACTGATGGTCCAACTCAAGGGTAGAGTCCACCAGCCTCGGTCATTCCACCCTTGCAATCCTTTCCATAAGTGCTTTATAGGAAAttatcaatccccataataaccatCTTAAGGACTTCCTATAACATAGAGGGTGAGATAGACTCGCTCTTGATAAACTTGATATATTCCTCAATGGCGGAGGATATACATTCACAATGTAGTATCGAACCTCCATGGAAGGCGCTGAGAGGGAGCCAACTCTAGGATCGATTCCACAAACTGTGCagcatggtctgaaatcacaatAGCCGAATACCCGCCCTCTTCGCCCAGGAGAGAAAAGATCTATCCATAAGAAAAAAGTCAATCTGTGAGTAAACCATTTTTCCCCTTAAAtttcgagtgcccaattcattttttccaattaaggggcaatttagcatggccaatacacctaccctgcacatctttgggttgtgggggcaaaacccatgcaaacacggggagaatgtgcaaactccacacagacagtgatccagagctgggatcgaacctgggacctcagcgccgtgaggcagcaatgctaacgactgcgccaccgtgctgccaatccaTGAGTAAACCTGATGGACATGGAGAAAAAAAGAATCCTTATCCCTCAGGTGCAAAACATACCATGGATCTgcttcccccatctgctccataaaaaccAACAAAGCCTTTGCCACCCCTGATGGTCCAGCGGCTTTGGTCTAGATCAACCCAACTTTGGATCTCGAATACGGTTTAAATACCCCTCCCCTCAAATTAATATGAGTCCAAGTAAGAAATGGAGGCCAACAACCTCCGAacaaaccctgcatcgtcccagtttggtgcagaGATATTGACCAGGACCTCCAAAGTGCCCACCAAAGACCCATTGACTTTCACATATCTGCCACTAGGATCCACCGTGCTCTTGCCGGCTGAAAACGGAACCCGTTTATTAATTAAaatcgctaccccccccccccccacctgccctggGCCCTGCCGAcgaagcctgaaaaatatccatggcTCACCCACCCCTTCAGCAACTTGGTCTGGCCCATTACCGCAAGTGAatctcctgaagaaacaccacatcagcactCAAGCTTTTCAGGTGAGCCAATACCTGCGACCGTTTCACTGGTCCACCAACCTCCCTGCATCCCAACCCCTCTACATTCCAGGTGACCATCTGAAGTGGGGGCCTCCCACCCCTCCTCAACTCAGATTCAGCAATTTCTACCAAAAGGGGTTATCCAACAACTACTTAGAGTACAGGCACAAGGCCCACCCAAGATAGCCACCAAGCCCACCAGCAAGACAAAACAAAGAGAAATCTGTAGTCACAGTCAGCAAACTAACCttacccccatcctcttcccccgaCATTCCCCAAACAATACCCAAATGTACATACCGATAACAACAAAACGAACGATACCCCCTCCCAATTAACCCTAATCCCAAATAAAACTAAAGCACTAAGTTCATTATTCCAACTCAAACTAGTATAATGAGCCACAGTTACCTCACCACTTTGCTCCCATTAGCTAGCAGGTTGGCCCCCACTTAGGGTGAAAGAAAACcccccaacatttattgcccataccaaaGACACAAAGTAGAACAAAACGTCTTcaaagatcatgggcgaaattctccgcaatcggcgcgacgtCCAccaactggcaccaaaaacggcgcaaatcagtccggcatcgcgccgccccaaaggtctccGCATCttaaggggccgagccctcaccgtgaggggctaggcccgcgccggactgacttccgccccgccagcaggcgggaaaggcctttggtgccccgccagctggtgcggaaatgactttgccgtgcggcgcatgcgcgggagcgtcagtggtcgctcacggcatccccgcgcatgcgcagtggagggggtctcttccgcctccgccatagtggaggaaggaaaagagtaccccacggcacaggcccgcccgcggatcggtgggccccgatcgcgggccaggccaccgtgggggcaccccccgaggccagatcgtcccgcgccccccccaggaccctggagcccgcccgcgccgccttgtcccgccggtaagagaggtggtttgattctcgccggtgggacaggcattccagcagcgggacttcggcccatcgcgggccggagaatcgccggggggggccccgccaaccggcgcggcgtaattcccacccccgccaaatatccggtgccggagaatttgtcaaccggtgggggcgggattcacgccagcccccggcgattctccgacccggtggggggtcggagaatcccgcccctattccAAACGGGAGCTATATATTTCCCATAACAACGATAGTACAAAGAACAACATCTCTCGTGACAATCCCATCAACATCCAATATATGAAACAATCATCCCACCCAAGAACAAAAAATACAAACATGTATGTACAAGCAACCCCATCAATTCTCCACTCCCACcttcccacccctcactcccaacaaCCAAAAATCTCACAAAAACACAGTCAACTCGAATCGAGTCAATGTCTTTTTTacaaaagcatccacatcctccggCACATCAAAATAATAGCCCTTTGTCTCAAAAGTCTGGGTCTGGAGGGGATGTGCATCCACCCTCCCTCACCACCTTCCCAAACATTTTCAAAAAATATGCTGTGGGACTTGGGCCTTCCATACCCTCCGGCATCCCCACAATCCTGAGATTCTGCTGCCTAGAGCTGTTCTCCAGATCATTTACCTTTGCCCTCAGTGCTTTATTTCCACCAGCCATCAGAGAGATCTCAGCCTCCAGCGAGGCAATTTGTTTGCTGTGTTTCAAAAGAGCCACCTCCACCCTCTTAATCCCCATGCCATATGCTTTTACCGTTTTGACCGAATGGGAGCCAGGGCATCCTCTATCAACTTATGAACGTTCTCAGACAGAACCCTCAATTGATTTTCAAACTCCACCACCAAGTCGCCGGCAAGCATCATGGCTGTTATTGGAGAGGCTGGagtccataaggccataagacatcggagcagaattaggccactgggcccatcgagtctgctccgccatttaatcatggctgatatttttttcatgcccattctcctgccttctccccataacccctggtcctgaGACAAAGGAGccgcctccgccattttctccaccaaGGAGCCTCGAGAAGCTTCCGAATCCGTCAACGAATTGTATCACCAAGTTTCTTTGCCCTGGTCTTTCTTGGCATTTCCCTTATGTGGGCACCTTATATCATCAATTAGATGGGATTTTAAGTAAAAActgggcaaaaagggccaaaaatAAAGTACACTGGTGGGAGCCACCTCATGTGCGACGTCTCCCTACGTACCATCATCGGAAGTTCAAAATTGGCTCCACATTTGGCCACTTGACAACAATGAATATACTTTAAAAGTAATTCATTAGCTGGGAAGCACTTCGAGACATCCTGACAATATGAGGTATTCTTACGAGAGTGAGTTATTGTTCTTGCTACTTGTCTGACTTTATACCCAGAAACAATAATGTTAAACAGTGGTCCAGGTGACTTGCTCAGCAGCATCCCCTTCCTCATCTTTCCAAGATATCATATGATTCCATGTTGCTTTGCACACAAGCTGCTTTGATTGAGCTCAGAAAACTGTGTGTGACGAAGCATTGGGAAATGCACATCTTACTGCTCGATGGTAGGACCAATGCATCAATAGGGCAccttttaatatttatttattttaataataAAAACTTGGACCTACTTTTATATTTTCAGAGCACCAATAAAAATATAGTAATTAAAGGATTAATATCATCTCCGCTTCTTGGCTTTTCAATATTGGGATATATCCGTCCACAAACATATTACACTGTGCATTTCCCCAATGTCTTGAGTTCTAAATCTAAGCACTCAGGGAAATAACTCACTGTGCTCGGGATCAGTTGCAACATAACCATTTATAACCAAGAAATAGACTTACAGGAGGGTCTGGGGACCGGTGCACAGGTGCAAAGGAGCATACCCTTCGTCAGAGATTACATTGGGATTAGCACCAATACGAAGCAAAAGCTGGGCACACTCAACGTGTCCATTGGCACAGGCAGCATGCAAGGCAGTTGCTCCTCCGGGGGAGGCGTTTGCATCAGCACCATGCCCCAGCAGGTGTTTCACACAAGCTGTGTGTCCGCGCTCTGCAGTGATATGGAGCGCAGACGTCTGCTTCGGTTTGGAGATCAGTGACCAAAGAGCTGCAATACAAAAATAGATCATATGTCCATTAATGTGCTTTGCACAGCATTTCTCAAGAGGtctaaaaaaacacacacaacacagcaattCTGTTTAATTGCCcataataaaaacaaaatatgTACGCATTTGACTAAAAAAGCTCCTGAATGTAGCGATCAAATTTAAGCCTCCACCAATCAGTAAAACGTCACATTGAAAAGGTACTTTAGTGATAGTTGTATAACTGCAAGATGAGATTAGATTTTAAAAAGTGCTGATAATGTAATTACAGTAATGTACAGCAAGGTCACTGCGTAGGAATGCTCCAGAAACTCAATAGCAATGTTCTC
It encodes the following:
- the asb16 gene encoding ankyrin repeat and SOCS box protein 16 isoform X1; protein product: MYRDTYAFTSSTLRSSRLQRELQDLRDERRALCRFPRSSQSAFGEPRTRPQLRNDAAAHDALSSGDLDKIRDIFKSKDSVNAVLETVSHELSWSAELALWSLISKPKQTSALHITAERGHTACVKHLLGHGADANASPGGATALHAACANGHVECAQLLLRIGANPNVISDEGYAPLHLCTGPQTLLCAKLLLEHGARVNMQTRDREITPLHVAAKHGLDEHVDLYLSYCAFSHKKNREGETALNAACSYAEKPEAFGRYYRVCEMLINCGSDVKTAGKKNHTPLHNACGNGHPGIVDLLLLHGACVNAKNCAGYTPMDCILQAVEDHLEHHPEQIVIALLNHGAAPVDPKTLKQCAMSPWTMEALLNTYESIPLCDSWIEAVPLDVWQKHQIFFESIIHMTNKPRCLQHLARCTLRNYLGTRCHSVITQLQIPNSFTEFLLLKFEGYLK
- the asb16 gene encoding ankyrin repeat and SOCS box protein 16 isoform X2, with the translated sequence MYRDTYAFTSSTLRSSRLQRELQDLRDERRALCRFPRSSQSAFGEPRTRPQLRNDAAAHDALSSGDLDKIRDIFKSKDSVNAVLETVSHELSWSAELALWSLISKPKQTSALHITAERGHTACVKHLLGHGADANASPGGATALHAACANGHVECAQLLLRIGANPNVISDEGYAPLHLCTGPQTLLCAKLLLEHGARVNMQTRDREITPLHVAAKHGLDEHVDLYLSYCAFSHKKNREGETALNAACSYAEKPEAFGRYYRVCEMLINCGSDVKTAGKKNHTPLHNACGNGHPGIVDLLLLHGACVNAKNCAGYTPMDCILQAVEDHLEHHPEQIVIALLNHGAAPVDPKTLKQCAMSPWTMEALLNTYESIPLCDSWIEAVPLDVWQVCLH